The Oreochromis niloticus isolate F11D_XX linkage group LG15, O_niloticus_UMD_NMBU, whole genome shotgun sequence genome includes a region encoding these proteins:
- the LOC102083240 gene encoding uncharacterized protein LOC102083240 produces the protein MRFKPTKSRSLVLKRGKVTEKYLFSLGTIKIPSLTEAPVKSLGKVFNRSLKDAASIQATNEELETWLSSVHKSGLPGKFKAWIFQHGILPRILWPLLVYEVPISTVEGFEMRISRFLHRWLGLPRSLSSIALYGHNNKLKLPFSSLSEEFMVSRSRELLQYRESSDPRVALAGIEVRTGQKWRAAEAVDIAVSRLQQRVIVGTVAQGRAGLGSSRTPNYNKAQGKEKRSVILEEVRAAVEEKRTSQIVQLRQQGAWTRWEQAVERKVTWNELWKAEPQRIKFLIRAVYDVLPSPSNLFAWGKVETPGCLLCRKRGTLEHILSCCPKALAQGRYRWRHDQVLKAVADSICSGISHNKSACPVKNKVTIIKAGEKLPVPFRNTSPGLLATAQDWELGVDLAKQLKFPEVVAKTTLRPDIVVTSVASKQVILLEFTVPWEDRMEEAHERKRAKYSKLVEECRSNGWRARCQPIEVGCRGFAGQSICRAYKMLGIVGANQRRAIKLATNAAEAALRWLWIKRGEEWHVE, from the coding sequence ATGAGGTTCAAGCCTACCAAGTCGAGGTCGCTTGTGCTGAAGAGAGGAAAGGTCACtgagaaatatttgttttcactaGGCACCATCAAGATACCATCACTGACTGAGGCACCCGTAAAGAGCCTAGGTAAGGTATTTAACCGCAGCCTGAAAGATGCAGCCTCCATACAAGCGACCAACGAAGAACTGGAGACCTGGCTCTCATCAGTGCATAAATCTGGCCTTCCTGGCAAGTTTAAAGCCTGGATTTTTCAGCATGGAATTCTGCCCCGGATTCTATGGCCCCTCTTAGTCTATGAAGTTCCCATCTCAACAGTGGAAGGATTCGAGATGAGGATCAGCAGGTTTCTGCACAGGTGGTTGGGACTGCCACGAAGTCTGAGTAGCATCGCTTTGTATGGTCATAACAACAAGCTGAAGCTCCCCTTTAGCAGCCTAAGCGAGGAGTTCATGGTGAGCCGGTCCAGGGAGCTGCTCCAATATCGGGAGTCCAGTGACCCCCGGGTTGCCCTGGCTGGAATAGAGGTTAGGACCGGGCAGAAGTGGAGGGCTGCTGAGGCTGTAGACATTGCAGTATCAAGGCTGCAGCAAAGGGTGATAGTGGGCACAGTGGCTCAGGGAAGAGCGGGCTTGGGTAGCAGTAGAACACCAAACTACAATAAGGCACAGGGGAAAGAGAAGCGGTCGGTGATCCTTGAGGAGGTGCGAGCAGCAGTTGAGGAGAAGCGAACCAGCCAAATCGTGCAATTGAGGCAGCAGGGGGCTTGGACAAGATGGGAGCAAGCTGTAGAGCGTAAGGTCACATGGAATGAACTGTGGAAAGCAGAACCCCAGCGGATAAAATTCCTGATTCGGGCAGTATACGATGTGCTACCAAGTCCATCGAATCTCTTCGCTTGGGGGAAGGTGGAGACACCAGGCTGTCTTCTCTGTCGGAAGAGAGGAACCCTGGAGCACATTTTAAGTTGCTGCCCAAAAGCCCTGGCCCAAGGGCGATATCGATGGCGGCACGACCAAGTCCTAAAGGCCGTAGCAGATTCGATCTGCAGCGGGATCAGTCATAATAAGAGCGCCTGCCCAGTTAAGAACAAGGTAACGATTATAAAAGCTGGGGAGAAGCTACCAGTACCATTCCGAAACACCTCGCCTGGCCTGTTGGCAACGGCACAAGATTGGGAGCTGGGAGTTGACCTGGCAAAGCAGTTAAAGTTCCCCGAAGTGGTAGCCAAGACAACGCTGAGGCCAGACATCGTTGTTACTTCAGTTGCCTCCAAGCAGGTAATCCTTCTAGAGTTTACTGTGCCTTGGGAAGACCGTATGGAGGAAGCCCATGAGAGGAAGAGGGCAAAGTATTCCAAGTTAGTGGAGGAGTGCCGGAGTAATGGCTGGCGGGCAAGATGCCAACCCATTGAAGTGGGTTGTCGAGGATTCGCGGGTCAATCCATTTGCAGGGCATACAAAATGCTAGGCATCGTAGGGGCTAACCAGCGAAGAGCCATCAAGTTGGCCACCAACGCAGCAGAAGCAGCGTTGAGGTGGCTGTGGATCAAAAGAGGAGAGGAATGGCATGTAGAGTAG